A DNA window from Micromonospora sp. NBC_01739 contains the following coding sequences:
- the valS gene encoding valine--tRNA ligase, which produces MTDTARTARTGVPERPTLEGLEETWSRRWQEEGTYAFDRSKAAVRGRGEASDSPSPDGRSSDVYAIDTPPPTVSGELHMGHVFSYTHTDLVARFQRMRGRTVFYPIGWDDNGLPTERRVQNVYGVRCDPSLPYDPHWQAPAAPVDDAARKDPTPISRRNFIELCERLTAEDEQVFEALWRRLGLSVDWSLMYTTIGPLARAASQRAFLRNLARGEAYQSEAPTLWDVGFGTAVAQAELEDRERAGAYHRLRFHAPDGREVLIDTTRPELLPACVALVCHPEDERYADLVGGTVRTPLFEVEVPVRAHPLAEPAKGTGIAMVCTFGDLTDVTWWRELDLDTRVVIGRDGRLLPEPPAGVPGRPYAALAGQSVNAARRTIVQLLTEAGELAGEPRPITHPVKFYERGDRPLEIVSTRQWYLRNGGRDADLRAELLARGDELRWVPEHMRHRYEHWVSGLTGDWLVSRQRFFGVPVPVWYRLDGTGEPDWSQPLTPDEGSLPIDPSEDAPAGYDESQRGMPGGFIGDPDVLDTWATSSLTPQIAAGWETDPDLFARVFPMDLRPQGQEIIRTWLFATVVRAHLEHGTLPWHTAELSGWILDPDRKKMSKSKGNVVTPMALLEQHGSDAVRYWASTGRPGVDLAFDPTQIKIGRRLATKLLNASRFALGLGAAEALRAPATEPLDRAMLATLAEVVTTATTAFEAYDHTAALQAAESFFWRFCDDYIELVKERAYGTGAGADSARAALATALSVQLRLFAPVLPYATEEVWSWWRYGSVHRSPWPTKYEVGRAIQGEGDPGLLRLAAEALGQVRRAKSERKLSMKAAVPLAEALGPAAVLDQLTLFVDDLRSAGHIDKLDLLADRTPELVIACAF; this is translated from the coding sequence ATGACTGATACGGCGAGGACGGCCCGCACCGGGGTCCCCGAGCGTCCCACCCTGGAGGGGCTCGAGGAGACCTGGTCGCGCCGCTGGCAGGAGGAGGGCACGTACGCGTTCGACCGCTCGAAGGCGGCTGTCCGGGGTCGCGGCGAGGCGTCAGACTCGCCGAGCCCGGATGGCCGTAGCTCGGACGTATACGCGATCGACACCCCGCCGCCGACCGTATCGGGCGAGCTGCACATGGGGCATGTGTTCTCGTACACCCACACCGACCTGGTGGCCCGGTTCCAGCGGATGCGGGGGCGGACGGTCTTCTACCCGATCGGCTGGGACGACAACGGGCTGCCCACCGAACGCCGGGTGCAGAACGTGTACGGGGTGCGCTGCGACCCGTCCCTGCCGTACGACCCGCACTGGCAGGCCCCGGCCGCGCCGGTGGACGACGCCGCCCGCAAGGACCCGACCCCGATCTCCCGGCGCAACTTCATCGAGCTGTGCGAGCGGTTGACCGCCGAGGACGAGCAGGTCTTCGAGGCGCTGTGGCGTCGGCTCGGCCTGTCGGTGGACTGGTCGCTGATGTACACCACGATCGGTCCGCTGGCCCGGGCCGCCTCGCAGCGGGCCTTCCTACGCAACCTGGCCCGGGGTGAGGCGTACCAGTCGGAGGCGCCGACCCTGTGGGATGTCGGCTTCGGCACCGCGGTGGCCCAGGCCGAGTTGGAGGATCGGGAGCGGGCGGGGGCGTACCACCGGTTGCGGTTCCACGCCCCGGACGGGCGGGAGGTGCTGATCGACACCACCCGTCCGGAGTTGCTGCCGGCCTGTGTGGCCCTGGTCTGCCACCCCGAGGACGAGCGGTACGCGGACCTGGTCGGCGGCACTGTGCGTACTCCCCTGTTCGAGGTGGAGGTGCCGGTGCGCGCGCACCCGCTGGCGGAGCCGGCCAAGGGCACCGGCATCGCGATGGTCTGCACCTTCGGTGACCTGACCGACGTGACCTGGTGGCGGGAACTGGACCTGGACACCCGGGTGGTGATCGGGCGGGACGGCCGGCTGCTGCCGGAGCCGCCGGCCGGGGTGCCGGGGCGACCGTACGCGGCGCTGGCCGGGCAGAGCGTCAACGCGGCCCGACGCACCATCGTGCAGTTGCTGACCGAGGCGGGTGAGTTGGCCGGGGAGCCCCGCCCGATCACCCATCCGGTGAAGTTCTACGAGCGGGGTGACCGGCCGCTGGAGATCGTTTCGACCCGGCAGTGGTATCTGCGCAACGGTGGCCGGGACGCCGACCTGCGGGCGGAGTTGCTGGCCCGGGGAGACGAGCTGCGCTGGGTGCCGGAGCACATGCGGCACCGCTACGAACACTGGGTGAGTGGGCTGACCGGGGACTGGCTGGTCAGCCGGCAGCGGTTCTTCGGGGTGCCGGTGCCGGTGTGGTACCGGCTCGACGGCACTGGCGAGCCGGACTGGTCCCAGCCTCTCACGCCGGACGAGGGTTCGCTGCCGATCGATCCCTCCGAGGACGCCCCCGCCGGGTACGACGAGTCCCAACGTGGCATGCCGGGGGGTTTCATCGGCGACCCGGACGTGCTGGACACCTGGGCCACCTCGTCGCTGACCCCGCAGATCGCCGCCGGGTGGGAGACCGACCCGGACCTGTTCGCCCGGGTCTTCCCGATGGACCTGCGTCCCCAGGGGCAGGAGATCATCCGGACCTGGCTGTTCGCCACGGTGGTGCGGGCCCACCTGGAACACGGCACCCTGCCCTGGCACACCGCCGAGTTGTCCGGCTGGATCCTGGACCCGGACCGCAAGAAGATGTCCAAGTCCAAGGGCAACGTGGTAACCCCGATGGCCCTGCTGGAGCAGCACGGCTCCGACGCGGTGCGGTACTGGGCGTCCACCGGACGTCCCGGGGTCGACCTGGCCTTCGACCCGACCCAGATCAAGATCGGTCGGCGGCTGGCCACGAAGCTGCTCAACGCCTCCCGCTTCGCCCTGGGGCTGGGCGCCGCCGAGGCCCTGCGTGCCCCGGCCACCGAACCCCTGGACCGGGCCATGCTCGCCACCCTGGCCGAGGTGGTGACGACCGCCACCACGGCCTTCGAGGCGTACGACCACACCGCCGCCTTGCAGGCCGCGGAGTCCTTCTTCTGGCGGTTCTGCGACGACTACATCGAGTTGGTGAAGGAACGCGCCTACGGCACCGGGGCGGGGGCGGATTCGGCCCGGGCCGCCCTGGCCACCGCGCTGTCGGTGCAGTTGCGGCTGTTCGCCCCGGTGCTGCCGTACGCGACCGAGGAGGTGTGGTCCTGGTGGCGGTACGGCTCGGTGCACCGGTCACCCTGGCCCACGAAATACGAGGTGGGGCGGGCGATCCAGGGCGAGGGGGATCCGGGGTTGCTGCGGTTGGCCGCCGAGGCGCTGGGGCAGGTCCGGCGGGCCAAGTCCGAGCGGAAGCTGTCGATGAAGGCGGCCGTCCCGTTGGCCGAGGCCCTCGGCCCGGCCGCTGTGCTGGACCAGTTGACCCTGTTCGTCGACGACCTACGTTCGGCCGGGCACATCGACAAACTCGACCTCCTTGCCGACCGCACCCCCGAACTCGTCATCGCCTGCGCCTTCTGA
- a CDS encoding ABC transporter ATP-binding protein encodes MTGGADRPDGPLPGRTPEQRADGVDPARWRGLAADPHADRSLAEDSSPEAVARLRVRSRALLAEVLRPHRGRLGGAVALLLTQNAAAMAGPYLVMLGIDRAIDPLRDGDTGPLAAVAVAFAAATGIEYAARRAFLTLSARIGQAVLLDLRQRVYEHFLRLPVAFHERYTSGRMISRLTSDMDSIAELVDGGVESLVMAALTIVSVAGILLWLDLPLAAVTLLAFPLLFWLSRWFARASAVAYRHTREAMALVIVHFVESMRGIRAVQAYRREPRNQDIFASVNDEYRRASRRAYRLIATYAPGIKLIGNITVAVVLCYGGARVLGGETGVGVLAAFLLYLRRFFEPMQELSQFYNSLQSATAALEKLAGVLDERPEVAEPARPVPLPSGPARGKVTFCQVAFGYRPQAPILAGLDLTIPAGQTVALIGPTGAGKSTLAKLLARFHDPVSGTVSLDGVDLRQVADAQLRRAVVLVTQETHLFGGTVAENIRFGRPDADDAAVEAAARAIGAHDFITALPQGYATEVHRRGGRLSAGQRQLVAFARAFLADPAVLILDEATSSLDIPTERLVQHALGTILRDRTAVVIAHRLSTVEIADRVLVLDEGRIVEDGPPAELVTGEGRYAALHRQWVESLL; translated from the coding sequence GTGACCGGCGGGGCGGATCGGCCGGACGGCCCGTTACCGGGGCGGACACCCGAGCAGCGAGCGGACGGGGTCGATCCGGCGCGCTGGCGGGGGCTGGCCGCCGATCCGCACGCCGACCGCAGTCTCGCCGAGGACAGCTCACCCGAGGCGGTGGCTCGGCTGCGGGTCCGCAGTCGGGCCCTGCTGGCCGAGGTGCTGCGCCCGCATCGGGGCCGGCTGGGCGGGGCGGTGGCGCTGCTACTGACCCAGAACGCGGCGGCGATGGCCGGGCCGTACCTGGTCATGCTCGGCATCGACCGGGCGATCGACCCGCTGCGCGACGGCGACACCGGCCCCCTGGCGGCCGTCGCGGTGGCCTTCGCCGCGGCCACCGGCATCGAGTACGCCGCCCGACGGGCCTTCCTCACCCTCTCCGCCCGGATCGGCCAGGCCGTCCTGCTGGATCTGCGCCAACGGGTGTACGAGCACTTCCTGCGCCTGCCGGTGGCCTTCCACGAGCGGTACACCTCCGGTCGGATGATCTCGCGACTGACCAGCGACATGGACTCCATCGCCGAGCTGGTCGACGGTGGGGTGGAGAGCCTGGTGATGGCGGCCCTGACGATCGTGTCGGTGGCCGGCATCCTGCTCTGGTTGGATCTGCCGCTGGCCGCGGTCACCCTGCTGGCCTTCCCGCTGCTGTTCTGGCTGTCCCGCTGGTTCGCCCGGGCCTCGGCGGTGGCCTACCGCCACACCCGGGAGGCCATGGCGCTGGTCATCGTCCACTTCGTGGAGTCGATGCGGGGCATCCGGGCCGTGCAGGCCTACCGTCGGGAGCCGCGCAACCAGGACATCTTCGCCTCCGTCAATGACGAGTACCGCCGCGCCAGCCGGCGCGCCTACCGGCTGATCGCCACCTACGCGCCGGGGATCAAGCTGATCGGCAACATCACCGTGGCGGTGGTGCTCTGCTACGGCGGGGCCCGGGTGCTCGGCGGGGAGACCGGGGTGGGGGTGCTGGCGGCCTTCCTGCTGTACCTGCGTCGGTTCTTCGAGCCCATGCAGGAGCTGAGCCAGTTCTACAACTCCCTCCAGTCGGCCACAGCCGCCCTGGAGAAGCTGGCCGGGGTGCTCGACGAACGGCCCGAGGTGGCCGAGCCGGCCCGACCGGTGCCCCTGCCGTCGGGACCGGCCCGGGGGAAGGTCACCTTCTGCCAGGTCGCCTTCGGGTACCGGCCGCAGGCACCCATCCTGGCCGGGCTGGACCTGACCATCCCCGCCGGGCAGACGGTGGCGTTGATCGGGCCGACCGGTGCCGGCAAGTCGACCCTGGCCAAGCTGCTGGCCCGATTCCACGACCCGGTGTCCGGCACGGTCAGCCTGGACGGGGTGGACCTGCGCCAGGTGGCCGATGCGCAGTTGCGCCGGGCGGTGGTGCTGGTCACCCAGGAGACCCACCTGTTCGGTGGCACCGTGGCGGAGAACATCCGGTTCGGTCGCCCGGACGCCGACGACGCGGCCGTCGAGGCCGCCGCCCGGGCGATCGGCGCCCACGACTTCATCACAGCACTACCCCAGGGGTACGCCACCGAGGTGCACCGGCGCGGCGGGCGCCTCTCCGCCGGGCAGCGGCAACTGGTCGCCTTCGCCCGCGCCTTCCTGGCCGACCCGGCGGTGCTGATCCTGGACGAGGCCACCTCCTCGCTGGACATCCCGACGGAACGGCTGGTGCAGCATGCCCTGGGCACCATCCTGCGGGACCGGACCGCGGTGGTGATCGCCCACCGGCTCTCCACTGTGGAGATCGCCGACCGGGTGCTGGTCCTGGACGAGGGCCGGATAGTCGAGGACGGCCCCCCGGCCGAACTGGTCACCGGGGAGGGCCGGTACGCCGCCCTGCACCGCCAGTGGGTCGAGTCGCTGCTGTAG
- a CDS encoding ABC transporter ATP-binding protein, giving the protein MAAGSGDGPAGRAEVRRHPLGNLWRLRRYLRPHVVEFSLLLLAGLAATGAGIAVPLVAQRVVDGPVADRDLVGLFQLAGLALVLGLVEALLIFIRRWVQSSSSVAMETRIRDDLYAHLQRLPASFHDRWPSGQLLSRITTDLSVLRRFLAFGLFFLVLNLATYLVVIVLLIRLHPVLGLLVAASAVPLFLISRRFGRYYHAASRRMQDQQGDVATQVEETAQGLRTMKAYGRGPQLTARFATSTRALHDTGVRKGRLLGRTAALLDLVPNLTLGIVLVAGAAAVAQGRLSIGELVAFASLQLMLIWPVQSLGWIIANGQEAATAADRIQEVLDTPPAIVDSPGAIALPRSEVRGRLRFEAVTFRYPGTAAPVLDGIDLTVEPGETLALVGATGSGKSTVLSLVPRLHEVTAGRITLDGHDLRELQLTSLRRLVAVAFEEPTLFSMSVWENLTLGRPDAGAEEVRAALALAQADFAYDLPWGLETRLGEQGLSLSGGQRQRLALARAVLVRPAVLVLDDPLSALDVHTEALVESALKQVLREMTALVVVHRPSTIALADRVALLQEGRITAVGRHTDLLAEVPAYRRLLSAEPAGVGPAPGGPPLVRS; this is encoded by the coding sequence GTGGCTGCGGGGAGCGGCGACGGCCCGGCCGGACGGGCCGAGGTCAGGCGACATCCACTCGGTAACCTGTGGCGGCTGCGGCGCTATCTGCGTCCGCACGTCGTGGAGTTCAGTCTCCTGCTGCTGGCCGGTCTCGCCGCGACCGGGGCGGGAATCGCCGTACCCCTGGTGGCTCAGCGGGTGGTCGATGGCCCGGTGGCCGACCGGGACCTGGTGGGATTGTTCCAACTGGCCGGGCTGGCGCTGGTCCTCGGCCTGGTCGAGGCCCTGCTGATCTTCATTCGCCGGTGGGTGCAGTCGTCCTCCTCGGTGGCGATGGAGACGAGGATCCGGGACGACCTCTACGCCCACCTTCAGCGGCTGCCGGCCAGCTTCCACGACCGGTGGCCCTCCGGCCAGTTGCTCTCCCGGATCACCACCGACCTGTCGGTGCTGCGCCGATTCCTGGCCTTCGGGCTGTTCTTCCTCGTCCTCAACCTGGCCACCTACCTGGTCGTGATCGTGCTGCTGATCCGGCTGCATCCGGTGCTCGGCCTGCTGGTGGCGGCCAGCGCGGTGCCCCTGTTCCTGATCTCCCGTCGCTTCGGGCGGTACTACCACGCCGCCTCCCGCCGGATGCAGGACCAGCAGGGGGATGTCGCCACCCAGGTCGAGGAGACCGCGCAGGGGCTGCGCACCATGAAGGCGTACGGGCGGGGGCCCCAACTGACCGCCCGGTTCGCGACCAGCACCCGGGCGTTGCACGACACCGGGGTGCGCAAGGGCCGGCTGCTGGGTCGTACCGCCGCCCTGCTCGATCTGGTGCCGAACCTGACCCTGGGCATCGTGCTGGTGGCCGGGGCCGCCGCAGTGGCTCAGGGGCGGCTCAGCATCGGCGAACTGGTCGCCTTCGCCAGCCTCCAGTTGATGCTGATCTGGCCGGTGCAGTCGCTGGGTTGGATCATCGCCAACGGGCAGGAGGCGGCCACCGCCGCCGACCGGATTCAGGAGGTGCTGGACACCCCGCCGGCCATCGTCGACTCCCCCGGGGCCATCGCCCTGCCCCGGTCGGAGGTACGCGGTCGACTCCGCTTCGAGGCGGTCACCTTCCGCTATCCGGGTACCGCCGCACCCGTGCTGGACGGCATCGACCTGACCGTCGAGCCCGGGGAGACCCTGGCGCTGGTCGGTGCCACCGGCAGCGGCAAGAGCACAGTGCTGTCCCTGGTGCCCCGGCTGCACGAGGTCACCGCGGGCCGGATCACTCTGGACGGGCACGACCTGCGGGAACTGCAATTGACCTCGCTGCGTCGGCTGGTCGCGGTGGCCTTCGAGGAACCCACCCTGTTCTCCATGTCGGTGTGGGAGAACCTCACCCTGGGTCGGCCCGACGCCGGTGCCGAGGAGGTGCGGGCGGCCCTGGCCCTGGCCCAGGCCGATTTCGCGTACGACCTGCCGTGGGGGTTGGAGACCCGGCTGGGCGAGCAGGGGCTGTCGCTGTCCGGCGGGCAACGGCAGCGCCTGGCGTTGGCCCGGGCGGTGCTGGTGCGGCCCGCGGTGCTGGTCCTGGACGATCCGCTCTCCGCCCTAGACGTGCACACCGAGGCCCTGGTGGAGTCCGCCCTCAAGCAGGTGCTGCGGGAGATGACCGCGCTGGTGGTGGTGCACCGGCCCTCCACGATCGCCCTGGCCGACCGGGTGGCCCTCCTTCAGGAGGGGCGGATCACCGCCGTGGGGCGGCACACCGACCTGCTGGCCGAGGTGCCGGCGTACCGCAGGTTGCTCTCCGCCGAGCCGGCCGGGGTCGGCCCGGCACCGGGCGGTCCCCCACTGGTGCGCTCGTGA
- a CDS encoding methylated-DNA--[protein]-cysteine S-methyltransferase yields the protein MDSATVDTPVGPFTILADPQGAVRGAGFTGDPAQVLAVMHPSLRGEPRLRRELGPVTAAVAAYLDGDLTAIDEVPVEQHSGGAFMAYAWEMLREVKPGQPVTYTGYAALAGRPAAVRAAASACARNAAALFVPCHRVLRTDGRLGGYRWGLPVKEWLLAHEQGGRP from the coding sequence CTGGACAGCGCCACCGTGGACACCCCGGTCGGCCCGTTCACGATCCTGGCCGATCCCCAGGGGGCGGTGCGGGGGGCCGGGTTCACCGGCGATCCGGCGCAGGTGCTGGCGGTGATGCATCCCAGTCTGCGCGGCGAGCCCCGCCTGCGGCGCGAACTGGGTCCGGTCACCGCAGCCGTGGCCGCCTACCTGGACGGTGACCTGACCGCGATCGACGAGGTGCCGGTCGAGCAGCACAGCGGCGGGGCCTTCATGGCGTACGCCTGGGAGATGTTGCGCGAGGTGAAACCGGGCCAGCCGGTCACCTACACCGGGTACGCCGCCCTGGCCGGTCGCCCGGCTGCGGTGCGCGCCGCCGCCTCGGCCTGTGCCCGCAACGCCGCCGCCCTGTTCGTCCCCTGCCACCGGGTGCTGCGTACCGATGGGAGGTTGGGCGGCTACCGCTGGGGGTTGCCGGTCAAGGAATGGCTGCTAGCCCACGAGCAGGGTGGTCGGCCGTAG
- a CDS encoding DNA-3-methyladenine glycosylase 2 family protein: MELDFERCYRAVDSRDQRFDGWFYTGVTSTGIYCRPSCPAVTPKRHNVRFFPSAAAAQGAGLRACRRCRPDVAPGSPEWDLRADVVGRAMRLIADGVVDREGVPGLAARLGYTERHLHRMLRAELGAGPLALARAQRAQTARTLIESTELGLAEIAFAAGFGSVRQFNDTIREVYGVPPSQLRVGRRTALSESGTITLRLAYRPPLHAGALLDFLAARTLPGVDEVQGGTYRRGLRLPHGTGEVALTPAEGHVVAALRLTDLRDLAPAVARCRHLFDLDADPVAVDQTLAADPALAAAVATEPGIRVPHAVDGFEMVVRAIATQQVSLASARTTLTHLIATLRADQPGKARLMIDSTGGFPGPQEVLAAPDAGFRMPVGRREAIRAVARAVVEDGLDLEAGGERDEVARRLTQLPGIGPWTAGYLAMRALGDPDVFLPTDLAVRRGAAALGLPDSPSTLDGYAARWRPWRSYALVRLWRAAPARPRPAIRPGRAISIRPVRAAPVQPGGDVTIRPGRAV, encoded by the coding sequence GTGGAGCTGGACTTCGAGCGGTGTTATCGGGCGGTGGACAGCCGTGACCAGCGGTTCGACGGGTGGTTCTACACCGGCGTGACCTCCACCGGGATCTACTGTCGGCCGTCTTGTCCGGCGGTGACACCGAAGCGGCACAACGTCCGGTTCTTTCCCTCGGCTGCGGCTGCTCAGGGGGCCGGGCTGCGGGCCTGCCGGCGGTGTCGGCCGGACGTGGCACCCGGGTCGCCGGAATGGGACCTCCGCGCCGATGTGGTGGGCCGGGCGATGCGGTTGATCGCCGACGGGGTGGTGGATCGGGAGGGGGTGCCCGGGTTGGCAGCCCGGCTCGGCTACACCGAACGGCATCTGCACCGGATGCTCCGGGCCGAACTCGGTGCCGGGCCGCTGGCGCTGGCCCGGGCGCAGCGGGCGCAGACCGCCCGCACCCTGATCGAGAGCACCGAGCTTGGTCTGGCCGAGATCGCCTTCGCCGCCGGATTCGGCAGCGTCCGGCAGTTCAACGACACGATCCGCGAGGTGTACGGGGTGCCGCCCTCCCAGCTTCGGGTCGGGCGGCGGACGGCCCTCAGCGAATCGGGCACGATCACGCTGCGGTTGGCGTACCGGCCGCCCCTGCACGCGGGTGCCCTGCTCGACTTCCTGGCCGCGCGTACTCTGCCCGGGGTCGACGAGGTCCAGGGTGGGACGTACCGCCGGGGGTTGCGGTTGCCGCACGGCACCGGCGAGGTGGCGCTGACCCCGGCGGAGGGGCATGTCGTGGCGGCCCTACGGCTTACCGATCTGCGGGACCTGGCCCCGGCCGTGGCCCGCTGCCGGCACCTGTTCGACCTGGACGCGGACCCGGTAGCGGTCGATCAGACCCTGGCCGCCGACCCCGCACTGGCCGCCGCCGTGGCTACCGAACCCGGGATACGGGTCCCCCACGCCGTCGACGGCTTCGAGATGGTCGTCCGCGCGATAGCCACCCAGCAGGTCTCCCTGGCCTCCGCCCGCACCACCCTCACCCACCTGATCGCCACCCTCCGCGCCGACCAACCCGGCAAAGCGCGCCTCATGATCGATTCGACAGGGGGTTTTCCGGGGCCGCAGGAGGTGTTGGCGGCGCCGGATGCGGGGTTTCGGATGCCGGTGGGACGGCGGGAGGCGATTCGGGCGGTGGCGCGGGCGGTGGTGGAGGACGGGCTCGATCTGGAGGCCGGTGGGGAGCGGGATGAGGTGGCGCGGCGGTTGACACAGCTTCCGGGGATCGGGCCGTGGACCGCCGGGTACCTCGCGATGCGGGCGCTCGGCGATCCCGACGTGTTCCTGCCCACCGATCTCGCCGTACGCCGGGGTGCCGCCGCCCTGGGGCTGCCCGACAGCCCTTCGACCCTGGACGGGTACGCCGCCCGCTGGCGGCCCTGGCGCTCGTACGCCCTCGTCCGACTCTGGCGGGCCGCCCCGGCCCGACCACGGCCCGCCATCCGACCAGGTAGGGCCATATCCATCCGACCAGTCAGAGCCGCACCCGTTCAGCCGGGTGGAGACGTGACCATTCGACCGGGGAGAGCAGTGTGA
- the ychF gene encoding redox-regulated ATPase YchF yields the protein MSLTIGIVGLPNVGKSTLFNALTKNDVLAANYPFATIEPNVGVVGLPDERLHKLAEIFGSQKVIPAPVSFVDIAGLVRGASKGQGRGNAFLANIRDASAICQVVRAFSDPNVVHVDGKVSPADDIETINTELILADLQTLEKALPRLEKEAKLRKDRAAAVTAAKQAVEVLDAGTTLYAGAKDAGIELEHLRELHLLTTKPFLYVFNVDEAELNNAEFLDELRALVAPAEAVFMDAKIESELVDLPEEEARELLESIGQSEPGLNQLVRVGFRTLGLQTYLTAGPKEARAWTVPVGATAPEAAGVIHSDFQRGFIKAEVVSYDDLVAAGSMAAAKAAGKVRIEGKEYVMQDGDVVEFRFNV from the coding sequence GTGAGTCTCACCATCGGCATCGTCGGCCTGCCCAACGTCGGCAAGAGCACCCTGTTCAACGCGCTGACCAAGAACGACGTGCTCGCGGCGAACTACCCGTTCGCCACCATCGAGCCCAACGTCGGGGTGGTCGGGCTGCCGGACGAGCGACTGCACAAGCTCGCCGAGATCTTCGGATCGCAGAAGGTGATCCCCGCCCCGGTGTCGTTCGTCGACATCGCCGGGCTGGTCCGGGGCGCCTCCAAGGGGCAGGGGCGCGGCAACGCCTTCCTGGCCAACATCCGCGACGCCTCGGCGATCTGCCAGGTGGTACGCGCCTTCTCCGACCCGAACGTGGTGCATGTCGACGGCAAGGTCTCCCCGGCCGACGACATCGAGACGATCAACACCGAGCTGATCCTGGCCGACCTCCAGACCCTGGAGAAGGCGCTGCCCCGGCTGGAGAAGGAAGCCAAGCTCCGCAAGGACCGGGCCGCCGCGGTCACCGCGGCCAAGCAGGCCGTCGAGGTCCTGGACGCCGGTACGACCCTGTACGCGGGCGCCAAGGACGCCGGTATCGAGCTGGAGCACCTGCGTGAGCTGCACCTGCTCACCACCAAGCCGTTCCTGTACGTCTTCAACGTCGACGAGGCCGAGCTGAACAACGCCGAGTTCCTCGACGAACTGCGGGCGCTGGTGGCCCCGGCCGAAGCGGTCTTCATGGACGCCAAGATCGAATCGGAGCTGGTGGACCTGCCCGAGGAGGAGGCCCGCGAGCTGCTGGAGTCGATCGGGCAGTCCGAGCCGGGCCTGAACCAGCTGGTCCGGGTGGGCTTCCGCACCCTCGGCCTCCAGACGTACCTCACCGCCGGGCCGAAGGAAGCGCGGGCCTGGACCGTGCCGGTCGGGGCGACCGCCCCGGAGGCCGCCGGGGTGATCCACTCCGACTTCCAGCGCGGCTTCATCAAGGCCGAGGTCGTCTCCTACGACGACCTGGTCGCGGCCGGTTCGATGGCGGCGGCCAAGGCGGCGGGCAAGGTCCGCATCGAAGGCAAGGAGTACGTCATGCAGGACGGCGACGTCGTGGAGTTCCGCTTCAACGTCTGA
- a CDS encoding SanA/YdcF family protein, with amino-acid sequence MAIRTVVLARLRRIRENGRGRWLRRAVLAGAVGALLLVAASWASVSWIRSGAEGRMHTAQTVPDTPVALVLGTRVQPDGNPAPFLTARLEIARQLYATGKVQAILVSGDNMNADYNEPEAMQRWLVEHGVPADKVILDYAGFDTYDSCARAKRIFGVERATVVTQQFHLARAVTVCRHLGVDAVGVGDETAREYAHTWRISSTREYGASVKAALDVLSGRDPVHLGPREPGVDDALRAG; translated from the coding sequence ATGGCGATCCGTACCGTTGTGCTGGCCCGGCTGCGTCGGATCCGGGAGAACGGTCGCGGTCGCTGGCTGCGCCGGGCGGTGCTCGCGGGTGCGGTCGGTGCCCTGCTGCTGGTCGCCGCGAGCTGGGCCAGTGTGAGCTGGATCCGGTCCGGCGCCGAAGGGCGGATGCACACCGCGCAGACCGTCCCCGACACCCCGGTCGCCCTGGTGCTAGGCACCCGGGTCCAGCCGGACGGTAACCCGGCGCCCTTCCTCACCGCCCGTCTGGAGATCGCCCGCCAGTTGTACGCCACCGGCAAGGTCCAGGCGATCCTGGTCTCCGGCGACAACATGAACGCCGACTACAACGAGCCCGAGGCGATGCAGCGGTGGCTGGTAGAGCACGGGGTACCGGCCGACAAGGTGATCCTGGACTACGCCGGCTTCGACACGTACGACTCCTGCGCGCGGGCCAAGCGGATCTTCGGGGTGGAGCGGGCGACCGTGGTGACCCAGCAGTTCCACCTGGCCCGCGCCGTCACGGTCTGCCGCCACCTCGGCGTGGACGCCGTCGGGGTCGGCGACGAAACCGCCCGGGAGTACGCCCACACCTGGCGGATCAGTTCCACCCGGGAGTACGGCGCCAGCGTCAAGGCGGCGCTGGACGTACTCTCCGGCCGCGACCCGGTGCACCTGGGTCCCCGCGAGCCCGGGGTGGACGACGCCCTCCGTGCCGGATGA
- a CDS encoding hemerythrin domain-containing protein, producing MGEGEQTRLVAWSHELRRVHDRLREALRLTREAVADGDSAESATRDLLLFCHGFCAALTAHHEGEDRDLFPAIAEQHPELRDTLYYLRQDHSMIAHLLTGLQAAVARAAPPAELDRHLEGLAAIMESHFRYEERQLLTVLDTLALTADPQEVLGPL from the coding sequence GTGGGTGAGGGCGAGCAGACCAGGCTGGTGGCCTGGAGTCATGAGTTGCGCCGGGTGCATGACCGGCTGCGTGAGGCCCTGCGGCTGACCCGGGAGGCTGTGGCCGACGGAGATTCGGCGGAGTCGGCTACCCGCGATCTGCTGCTGTTCTGTCACGGGTTCTGTGCCGCCCTGACCGCCCACCACGAGGGCGAGGACCGCGACCTGTTCCCCGCCATCGCCGAACAGCACCCCGAGCTGCGGGACACCCTGTACTACCTGCGGCAGGACCATTCGATGATCGCGCACCTGCTGACCGGGCTCCAGGCCGCGGTGGCACGGGCCGCCCCGCCGGCAGAACTGGACCGGCACCTGGAGGGGCTGGCGGCCATCATGGAGTCCCACTTCCGCTACGAGGAGCGCCAGCTGCTCACCGTGCTGGACACCCTGGCCCTGACCGCCGACCCCCAGGAGGTCCTGGGACCGCTGTGA